From the genome of Ignavibacteriota bacterium:
AACGGAGGGATCTGGTATCTGGGCAATGCATGGTATGCCGCGGCACTGCACGCCGTGGGTGAGGCGGACAGTGCACTGGCGTTCTACAGGCGCACCATGACGCTGGACGGCATCACGCGGAGTCCGAACGGGCAACCGGCGCTGTACGAGTATCGATTCGGGGATCCCGCATCGCCGCAGCGCGGGACCGTGGACAAGCCGACCATGATGTGGGCCGCGGGGTTCTGCATCGGCACCGCCTACCGGCTGGCGGGGATCCAGGACAATATCTGGAACGTCACAGTGGCAGGCAGCATGCCGGCAGGATTCACCGATATCTCCGTCCCCTATGCGTTCGGAAGGCAGAAGCATATCGTGCGGACGGGCAAGGGAGCAATGCTCACGCGGATGACAGCGGACGGCCGCCAGATCGCATCCCGCATCCTCCCGCTCGATGCCGCGGATGCCGGGCAGATCGCCATCACGATGGGGCCGGTCCTGTATCCGTTCCTCGACAGCCTGAACGCCGTCCTCCATTCCGCGAACGTCGATCCACAGCGGCGCACGTTCACCTGCACCGCATCGTCCTATCCGGGACATGTCACCACCATGAGGATCATCACTCCCTGGCTTGCGGAGGGTGTGACGTTGAACGGGAAACCCTGGACCACCTGGCGTACCGTGTCTACGCCGCCCGGAACGATCGTGGTGGAGATCACGTATCCGGGTTCGGACGGCATGGACCGGGTCGAGGTCAGCTTCGGAGGGAAGAAATGAAGAACGTGCTGGTGGGCCTCGTGATCGGATGGACCGGACTGGCAGGATGCCATGGCGCTCAGGACCAGGGGGTCGTGAATTTCAAGCACCTGGACCACCTCACGGAGAACGTCGTGGTCGGCGGCGACTCCGTAGCGATCGTGCACGTCTATGCGAACTACCCGGACTACGCATGGGTGGACGCGAAGGAATCGGGGCCGGAGGGGATCGCGTGCGTGGATGATGCTGCGCGTGCCGCCGTGGTGGCGCTGCGCGACTTCGAGTTGCATGGGCGTCGTGAAAGCCTTGAGCGTGCACGTCCGTTGCTCCGGTTCGTGCTGGCGATGCAGACCGGGGACGGGCGGTTCTACAACTTTGTGTTGAAGGACCTCACGATCAATCGGGAGGGGAAGACCAGCTTCTCGTCGTTCGGGTGGTGGGCGGCCCGCGGGGTGTGGGCATGCGGGACCGGGTACCGCATCTTCAAGGATATCGACACCGTGTTCGCAGCGCAACTCCGGGCCGCCATGGAGCGGTCGTTGCCGCAGGTCGAGCACATGCTCGCAACGTATGGTCAGACGGAACAGGAAGGCGGCTTCACGATGCCGCGCTGGCTTCTCTATGGATCAGGCGCCGATGCGACCTCCGAGCTTCTCCTCGGACTCCTTGAGTTCCAGCGTGCCGCGCCTTCGCTCCGCGTGGAACGCATGATCAGGAAGATCGGAGACGGGCTCATGCTCATGCAGGATGGTGATGTCGCCACGTTCCCGTTCGGGGCACACCGGTCCTGGCGCACGTTCGTGCATCTGTGGGGGAACGCTCAGGTCGTGGGGCTTGTAACGGCGGGGGGCCTCCTCGGCGACAAAGCCATGCTCGCTTCTGCCCAACGGTCGGCACGGGGCTTCTTCACCCGCGTCGTCTGCAACGGGATGTTCAAGGAATGGGACCTCCGGGAGCCCGGCGGCAAAAAGGAATTCGATCAGATCGCGTATGGCGTCCGGCCGATCGTGCTCGGGTCGCTCCGGATGTATGATGCTTCGGGAGATACGGACTATCTGCGCCTCGCCGGGCTTGCGGCATCGTGGTTCTTCGGCAACAATCCGGCGGGCAAGGTCATGTACGACACGCTCACCGGCCGGTGCTATGACGGCATCAGGGACAGCAGTACGGTGAATCTGAATTCGGGGGCGGAATCCACGATCGAAGCACTCTATTGTATGGTGGAACTCTCGGCATACCCGCAAGCCATGCCCTACGTGCACTGCCGGCAGGTTCGGCTGACGTCCACCGCGGACATGATCACCGGCGTGTTTGTGTATCCGGGCGGCAAGCAGACTGTGGTATATGTGGACCTGCGCAAGGGCCGGTTCTGGTTCGACGAAGAGGGATGAGCGTCGCGGGCACATCGAGGTGGGAGAGACAAATGACGGGCGTGGGCGCATCGAGGGCAGAAGAGGGATGAGGATCGTGTTCAGACCGAGGTACATAGCAGCAGGACTTCTGCTGGCCGCCGTCCCGCTCTGCCTCGCTCCGGCGCGAGCGCAGCAGATCGCCATCCCCCGCATCGAGCAGATGCCCGCCATGCCGTCGCCGTATCTCATGCGCGATTGGAAGTCGGTGGCCCGCGGTTACGATTCGCTGGCCTTCGACCTGGACCGTACCGGACAGTATCTGCCGCTCGTGTTCCTGAACACCGGCACGGTGAATTACCCGGGTACGACCAGCTTCGGCCTCCACTCCTACGTGGGCGATGACCGGTCGGAGAGCGGCGAGGCGATCAATGTCCTTCCCGCCGTCCTGAGCGGCGTGCTCAACGGCATCGACAAGCGGAGCCAGAACGGCCGCGATTGGGTGGTGATGAGCCAGGAGTATTTCAACAACCGTCCGGCGGAGGATGTGTATCTCAATTCTCCGGCATCCAACAGCGGATCGGACTGGTGGTATGATGTGATGCCGAACGTCTTCTTCTACCAACTCGCGGGCAAGTACCCGGGTGCGGGAGACGAGGCGCATCAGTTCACGCGTGTGGCGGAGCGCTGGCTGCAGGCGGTGACGGCGATGGGTGGCTCCGTTGCGCCGTGGTCGCACCCCGGGCTCGAGCACCGGGGGTGGCATCTGTCGACCATGACCCCCAACAATGCGATGCCGCATGAGCCGGAAGCCGGCGGATCCATCGGATGGATATTGTATCATGCCTGGGTGGTGACCGGTGATGCGCGATACCGGTATGGCGCGGAACTCTGCATGGAGGAGCTCAACGCCTACATGACGAATCCCGCGTATGAATTGCAGCTTGCCTATGGCACCTCTCTTGCAGCGCGTATGAACGCGGAGGCGGGAACCGCGTTCGATGTGGAAAAGATGGTGAACTGGTGTTTCGACATCTCTCCGATACGGAGCTGGGGGGCGACGGTCGGGAGGTGGGGCAGTTACGATTGCGCAGGGCTGATCGGCGAGGTGAACGGCTCGAATGACTATGCGTTCGCGATGAACACCTTCCAGCAGATCGGGGCGCTGGTGCCACTGGTCCGGTATGATGCACGGTTTGCGCGGGCGATCGGCAGGTGGGCCCTGAACGCGGCGAATGCATCGCGATTGTTCTATGGCGACTACCTGCCGGATGCGAACCAGGACAGCAGGGCATGGTCGCGGCAGTACGATCCGGCGTCGGTCATAGCGTATGAGGCACTGCGCCAGCGCGGAGCGGGAACGGTGGCGCCGTATGCGACCGGTGATGCCATTGCCGGTGGATGGGCGCCGACGAATCTGTCGCTGTACAGCTCTTCCCATGCGGGCATTCTCGGAGCGATCATCGACACAACGGAAGTGCGTGGCATCCTGAAGCTGGACCTTCTGGCAACGGATCATTTTCATGCGCCGGCCTATCCGTCGTACCTGTTGTACAACCCCGACAGTATCGCGCATGGTGTGCAGTTGGCCGTTGGTGCTGGCAATGCGGACGTCTATGATGCGGCTGCCAGGGCGTTCGTGGTGCGCGGGGCGACGGGTGCCGCAACGGTCACGATCCCTGCACGCGGCGCCATCGTTGCGGTCATCACGCCCGCCGGCGGTGCGGTGAGTTACGATGAAGAGCGGATGAAGGTGAACGGGGTCGTCGTCGATTTTCATTCGGCGAACATTCCTGGCGTCCACCGCCCGCGCATC
Proteins encoded in this window:
- a CDS encoding LamG domain-containing protein; amino-acid sequence: MFRPRYIAAGLLLAAVPLCLAPARAQQIAIPRIEQMPAMPSPYLMRDWKSVARGYDSLAFDLDRTGQYLPLVFLNTGTVNYPGTTSFGLHSYVGDDRSESGEAINVLPAVLSGVLNGIDKRSQNGRDWVVMSQEYFNNRPAEDVYLNSPASNSGSDWWYDVMPNVFFYQLAGKYPGAGDEAHQFTRVAERWLQAVTAMGGSVAPWSHPGLEHRGWHLSTMTPNNAMPHEPEAGGSIGWILYHAWVVTGDARYRYGAELCMEELNAYMTNPAYELQLAYGTSLAARMNAEAGTAFDVEKMVNWCFDISPIRSWGATVGRWGSYDCAGLIGEVNGSNDYAFAMNTFQQIGALVPLVRYDARFARAIGRWALNAANASRLFYGDYLPDANQDSRAWSRQYDPASVIAYEALRQRGAGTVAPYATGDAIAGGWAPTNLSLYSSSHAGILGAIIDTTEVRGILKLDLLATDHFHAPAYPSYLLYNPDSIAHGVQLAVGAGNADVYDAAARAFVVRGATGAATVTIPARGAIVAVITPAGGAVSYDEERMKVNGVVVDFHSANIPGVHRPRIKGMGAAPSLLFLNGTAALYCTATDRDGDVLSYHWTASAGDLAGSGASVAWKAPGVKGTYVVACTVVDAQGDSVTGQVNIGVVDSALSVPVIRSIVAVPGKVDLGAQATVTCQASEDSGALLSYAWRASAGSITGAGSTAVWTAPQTAENVYIVCSVKNSVGGADAESVLVPVRDLSKTGSGSCILNIPCNGTLADVSGSNGQVHGTDITFVADRDGTAGHACGYNGASSALRVTESAVLNCDSAITVSFWMKPGIAANKEMFLISHGSWQNRWKISLTPERRIRWTVKTSVGVKDVDSRTVAASGTYYHVAGVFNGTDLEVYPVDGADADTGHRSDGGADAADGRQLQLRGCHRRHRHFQFCHDAGADTRPVRGVHGRP